The genomic segment CGGGCGGTTGCCCTCGGCCATGTGCTCGACGAGGCGGGCACGGCCCTCCTCGGAGCGGACCAGGACGACGCGCAGCGGCGACTGGTTGAAGGCGGTGGGGCCGTACTTGACCAGCTCGTAGATCGCCTGGATCTGCTCGTCGGTCACCGGCTCGTCGGAGAAGGTGTTGGCGGTGCGGGCCTCGGTGAAGAGGAGGGCCTGCGCGGCGGGGTCAAGGGCGAGAGACATGCGCGTTCTACCTTCTGGGCGTCCGGAATTGAGCGACGGATTCACCGTAGCCGAGGGGTAGATTAACTTTCAACTAAATCGGGCGCGGCGTGATCCACGCCATACGCCCGGTGCGGCGGGGCGATCACGTGATCCGCACGCCGACCACCGCGGCGGTCCCGAAGCCGGTCGTCGCGCCGGTCACTCCGCCGTCGCGCCGTCCTCCGGTTCGGCGAGGGCCGCGTCGAGGCGGGCGCGGGCGCCCTCCAGCCAGCGGCGGCACACCTTCGCAAGCTCCTCGCCGCGCTCCCAGAGCGCCAGCGACTCCTCCAGCGTGGTGCCGCCCGCCTCCAGCCGGCGCACGACCTCGATCAGCTCGTCGCGCGCCTGCTCGTAACCGAGCGTGCCGGTCGCACCGGCGGTGGTCGTCCCGTCGTCCGTCATGCCGCCCACTCTATGTGCGCCCACCGACAGCGGTCCCGGCCATGATCCGCCGGACACGGCCGGAGCCGGCTCACCCCTCCACCCGTACCGAGAACTCGCCCTCCGACACCCGCGCCCGCAGCACCTCGCCGGCGGCGCCGGCCTCCTCGGGGGAGCGCACCACATGGCCGTCCGCCCGCTGGAGCACCGCGTAACCGCGCTCCAGGGTCGCAGCAGGGGAGAGCGAGACCACCCGGGCCAGAGTGTGCGCGATCTCCGACTCGGCCCGGTCCAGCAGATGCCCCAGCACCCGGCGGCCGCGCCCGGTCAACGCCTCCACCTCGGCGGCCCGCTCGTCCACCAGCCGCTGCGGACGCTCCATCGACGGCCGGCCGAGCGCGTGCGCCAGCCCCCGCTCCTCGCGCTCCAGCAGCCCGCGTACGGTCCGCAGCGCCCGGTCGCGCAGCTGCTGGACCCGGTCCAGCTCCTCGCCCACGTCCGGTACGACCTTCTTCGCCGCGTCCGTGGGCGTGGACGCGCGCAGGTCCGCGACCAGGTCCAGCAGCGGGGAGTCCGGCTCGTGCCCGATCGCGGACACCACCGGCGTACGGCAGGCGGCGACGGCGCGGATCAGCGCCTCGTCCGAGAACGGCAGCAGGTCCTCCACGCTGCCGCCACCGCGCGCGACGACGATCACGTCGACCTCGGGCATCGAATCCAGCTCCTGGACCGCCTGGACCACCTGGTTGACCGCGTGGACGCCCTGCACGGCGGTGTTGCGCACCTCGAACCGGACCGCGGGCCAGCGGCGCCGCGCGTTCTCCAGCACGTCGCGCTCGGCGGCCGACGCGCGCCCGCAGACCAGCCCGATCAGCTGCGGCAGGAACGGCAGCGGCTTCTTCCGGTCCAGCGCGAAGAGCCCCTCGGAGGCGAGGGACTTCTTCAGCTGCTCCAGCCGCACCAGCAGCTCACCGATGCCGACCGGGCGTATCTCCGTCGCCCGCAGCGAGAGCTGGCCGCGCGGCGCGTACCACTCCGGCTTCGCCAGGACCACGACCCGCGCGCCCTCCGTCACCACGTCCGCGATCCGGTCGAAGACCTGCCGGAAACAGGTCACGCTCACCGAGATGTCGTGCGCCGGGTCACGCAGGGTCAGGAAGACGACCCCCGCGCCCGGCCGCCGCGAGAGCTGCGTGATCTGCCCCTCGACCCAGATCGCGCCGAGCCGGTCGATCCAGCCGCCGATGAGCCGGGACACCTCACCGACGGGCAGCGGGGCTTCCGCGGACGTGTTGAGAGCCATACGGGCGAGCGTAACCGCCACCACGGACACCGGGCCCGCTCACGCACCGCGCCCGTTCGCGTACGAGACCCGCTCACGCACCGCGCCCGTTCGGGGTACGCGTGCCCGTACAGGTCCCGCGCCCGTTCGGGTACGCGCGCCCGTTCAGGTACCGGGCCGGGTGCCGCCGCCCCGGCCCATGGTCTCCGCGTCGCCGCCGGGGCGCCGGCCGCCCTGCACCGCCACCACCACGAGCCCCACGGCGAACCAGCAGGCACCCACCACCTGCGCGCTCGTCGTCGCCTCCACGATCACCGCGACCAGCGCCGCCGCGCCCAGCACCGGCACCACCAGATGGCGCCACCAGCTCGGCTCGCCCTCCATCCGGCGGACCACGAACCAGCCGACCACCGACGCGTGCAGCAGCACGAACGCGGTCAGCGCGCCGATGTTCACCACGGACACCAGGTGGTCCAGCCCGTCGTCGCGCCGGGCCGCCCAGACCGCCGCCACCAGCGTCACCACCGCCGCACAGAGCACCGCGACCCTCGGCACCCCCGACTTCGCGTCGATCCGCGCCAGGAACGACGGCAGCCTGCGCTCCCGC from the Streptomyces sp. NBC_01335 genome contains:
- a CDS encoding exodeoxyribonuclease VII small subunit gives rise to the protein MTDDGTTTAGATGTLGYEQARDELIEVVRRLEAGGTTLEESLALWERGEELAKVCRRWLEGARARLDAALAEPEDGATAE
- the xseA gene encoding exodeoxyribonuclease VII large subunit is translated as MALNTSAEAPLPVGEVSRLIGGWIDRLGAIWVEGQITQLSRRPGAGVVFLTLRDPAHDISVSVTCFRQVFDRIADVVTEGARVVVLAKPEWYAPRGQLSLRATEIRPVGIGELLVRLEQLKKSLASEGLFALDRKKPLPFLPQLIGLVCGRASAAERDVLENARRRWPAVRFEVRNTAVQGVHAVNQVVQAVQELDSMPEVDVIVVARGGGSVEDLLPFSDEALIRAVAACRTPVVSAIGHEPDSPLLDLVADLRASTPTDAAKKVVPDVGEELDRVQQLRDRALRTVRGLLEREERGLAHALGRPSMERPQRLVDERAAEVEALTGRGRRVLGHLLDRAESEIAHTLARVVSLSPAATLERGYAVLQRADGHVVRSPEEAGAAGEVLRARVSEGEFSVRVEG